One stretch of Acidobacteriota bacterium DNA includes these proteins:
- a CDS encoding succinate dehydrogenase cytochrome b558 subunit produces the protein MASRVSPQPETHTVRPGVAPLRAGQGHSFLLRRLHSISGIIPVGAFLVEHILVSNATALNGPEAYANQVKFLGSLPLVLFLEAFGIWLPILFHALFGFYIWYRGESNVAAYPWQGNWMYTVQRWTGVIAFAYIGWHVWHLRFAGIDLHAHPGASFGKVQSELVIAWQLAFYLVGLLAASWHFAYGIWLFCAKWGITVGDQARRRFLVVCMIIFLTISGVGMLSIRSFLTTPRQPADESADDLRTKPAPATQPVDKR, from the coding sequence ATGGCTTCTCGAGTAAGCCCCCAGCCGGAGACGCACACCGTTCGTCCCGGCGTGGCGCCGCTCCGCGCCGGCCAGGGACATTCCTTCCTGCTCCGCCGCCTGCATTCCATCAGTGGCATCATTCCCGTCGGCGCCTTCCTGGTCGAGCACATCCTGGTTTCGAACGCCACCGCTCTGAACGGCCCGGAAGCTTACGCCAACCAGGTCAAGTTCCTCGGCTCACTTCCCCTCGTCCTCTTCCTGGAAGCGTTCGGCATCTGGCTACCCATCCTCTTCCACGCGCTTTTCGGTTTCTACATCTGGTATCGCGGCGAGTCCAACGTGGCCGCGTATCCGTGGCAGGGCAACTGGATGTACACCGTGCAGCGCTGGACAGGCGTGATCGCCTTCGCCTACATCGGTTGGCACGTGTGGCATCTGCGCTTTGCCGGCATCGACCTGCACGCGCATCCCGGCGCTTCCTTTGGCAAGGTGCAGAGCGAATTGGTCATTGCGTGGCAACTGGCGTTCTACCTCGTGGGACTGCTCGCCGCCTCCTGGCACTTTGCCTACGGCATCTGGTTGTTCTGCGCGAAGTGGGGCATCACCGTCGGCGACCAAGCGCGCCGCCGCTTCCTGGTGGTCTGCATGATCATCTTCCTGACCATCAGCGGCGTGGGCATGCTGAGCATTCGCAGCTTCCTCACCACGCCGCGGCAGCCCGCCGACGAGAGTGCGGACGACTTGCGTACCAAACCTGCTCCCGCCACCCAACCAGTGGATAAGAGATGA
- the sdhA gene encoding succinate dehydrogenase flavoprotein subunit — protein MSAAPKVIVVGGGLAGLAAVIKIAEAGGHVDLFSIVPVKRSHSVCAQGGINAAKNLKGEGDSTWKHFDDTIYGGDFLANQPPVKEMCEAAPAIIDLLDRMGVTFNRTPEGLLDFRRFGGTLYHRTAFAGATTGQQLLYALDEQVRRHESEGRVRKFEHWEFLSAVLDDEKVCRGICAMDLRTMEVRTFPADAILICTGGIGAIFGKSTNSVVCTGSAQSALYQQGCYYANGEFIQVHPTSIPGEDKLRLMSESARGEGGRVWVPKKLGDKRDPLSIPANDRWYFLEEWYPKYGNLVPRDVATRAIHKVVYEYNLGIDGQPMVYLDLTHIDRAILDKKLEGILEIYEKFVGDDPRKVPMKIFPGMHYTMGGVWVDFKQHTNIPGILAAGECEYQYHGANRLGANSLVSCIWGGFVGGPEAVKYAKGLKKRYEEVSSTVYEAEKKRQEEINARLMSSDGSENPFRIWREMGELMTKDCTVIRYNKNIRAADAKLVELIERFRHINLSDRTMWANTTIAFARQLYNMLQLARVVAQGAAMRDESRGAHYKPDFPERDDKNWLKTTKATFAPDADEPKFEFEQVDISLLPPRPRRYDMAT, from the coding sequence ATGTCAGCTGCGCCGAAAGTCATCGTAGTGGGAGGCGGATTGGCCGGCTTGGCTGCCGTCATCAAGATCGCCGAGGCCGGCGGTCACGTCGACCTCTTCTCCATCGTCCCGGTCAAGCGCTCGCACTCGGTGTGCGCGCAGGGCGGCATCAACGCCGCGAAGAACCTCAAGGGTGAGGGAGATTCCACCTGGAAGCATTTTGACGACACCATCTATGGTGGCGATTTCCTCGCCAACCAGCCTCCGGTCAAAGAGATGTGCGAGGCCGCGCCCGCCATCATCGACCTGCTCGATCGCATGGGCGTTACGTTCAATCGCACTCCCGAGGGCCTGCTCGACTTCCGCCGCTTCGGCGGCACGCTCTACCACCGCACTGCTTTCGCCGGCGCTACCACCGGACAGCAGTTGCTCTACGCCCTCGATGAGCAGGTCCGCCGCCACGAGAGCGAGGGCCGGGTGCGGAAGTTCGAGCATTGGGAGTTTCTCTCCGCTGTGCTCGACGACGAAAAAGTCTGCCGCGGCATCTGCGCCATGGATCTTCGCACCATGGAGGTCCGCACCTTCCCCGCCGACGCGATCCTCATCTGCACCGGCGGCATCGGCGCCATCTTCGGCAAGTCGACCAACTCCGTGGTCTGCACCGGCTCGGCGCAGTCCGCGCTTTATCAGCAGGGCTGCTACTACGCCAACGGGGAATTCATCCAGGTGCATCCCACCTCGATCCCCGGGGAAGATAAGTTGCGGCTGATGTCAGAATCTGCACGCGGCGAAGGTGGACGCGTCTGGGTGCCGAAAAAGTTGGGCGACAAGCGCGATCCACTCTCCATCCCGGCAAATGACCGCTGGTACTTCCTCGAGGAGTGGTATCCCAAGTACGGAAACCTGGTGCCGCGCGACGTAGCCACGCGTGCCATCCATAAGGTCGTCTACGAGTACAACCTCGGCATCGACGGACAGCCCATGGTCTACCTCGACCTCACCCACATCGACCGCGCCATCCTCGATAAGAAACTCGAGGGCATCCTCGAGATCTACGAGAAGTTCGTGGGCGACGATCCGCGCAAGGTCCCGATGAAGATCTTCCCCGGCATGCACTACACCATGGGCGGGGTGTGGGTGGATTTCAAGCAGCACACCAACATCCCCGGCATCCTCGCGGCCGGTGAGTGCGAGTACCAGTATCACGGCGCCAACCGCCTGGGCGCGAACTCGCTGGTCTCATGCATCTGGGGAGGCTTCGTCGGCGGGCCCGAAGCGGTGAAGTATGCCAAGGGACTGAAGAAGCGTTACGAAGAAGTCTCCAGCACCGTCTACGAAGCGGAGAAGAAGCGCCAGGAAGAGATCAACGCGCGCCTCATGTCGTCGGATGGCTCGGAGAACCCGTTCCGCATCTGGCGCGAGATGGGCGAACTCATGACCAAGGACTGCACGGTCATCCGCTACAACAAGAACATCCGCGCGGCAGACGCCAAGCTGGTCGAATTGATCGAGCGCTTCCGCCACATCAACCTCAGTGACCGGACGATGTGGGCGAACACCACCATCGCCTTCGCGCGCCAGCTCTATAACATGCTGCAACTCGCGCGCGTGGTCGCGCAGGGCGCGGCGATGCGCGATGAATCGCGCGGTGCGCATTACAAACCCGACTTCCCGGAGCGCGACGACAAGAATTGGCTGAAGACCACCAAAGCTACCTTTGCGCCCGATGCCGACGAGCCCAAGTTTGAATTCGAACAGGTGGATATCTCATTGCTCCCACCACGACCGAGACGCTACGACATGGCAACCTGA